One Tissierellales bacterium DNA segment encodes these proteins:
- a CDS encoding Fic family protein, which translates to MLLAHRILMRGLTEEAGHFRSGGVGVFAGERIVHMAPPPGIVPKLIEDLFFWLSRAKDVHPLIKSCVFHYEFEFIHPFADGNGRMGRMWQTLLLYNWQFIFGWLPIETIIKERQDEYYRVLGECDKCGESSLFIEFMLEAIHETLLEITDTDQDTDQDTDQVSDQVKQLLIVLGSDTMSRKEIMDSLKLSHIPTFRKNYLKPAIELGLVEMTLPDKPNSSKQKYRRTQ; encoded by the coding sequence ATGTTATTAGCTCATAGAATTTTGATGAGAGGTTTAACTGAAGAAGCTGGACATTTTAGGAGTGGTGGAGTTGGAGTTTTTGCTGGTGAAAGGATAGTTCATATGGCACCACCACCAGGGATTGTGCCAAAATTGATAGAAGATTTATTTTTTTGGCTTAGTAGAGCTAAGGACGTTCATCCGTTAATAAAGAGTTGTGTATTTCATTATGAATTTGAATTTATACACCCATTTGCAGATGGGAATGGAAGAATGGGGAGAATGTGGCAAACATTATTATTATACAATTGGCAATTTATTTTTGGATGGCTTCCAATAGAAACCATAATAAAAGAAAGACAAGATGAATACTATAGGGTTCTAGGTGAGTGTGATAAGTGTGGAGAATCTAGTCTATTTATAGAATTTATGTTGGAAGCGATACATGAAACATTGTTAGAAATTACTGATACCGACCAAGATACCGACCAAGATACCGACCAAGTTAGCGACCAAGTAAAACAATTATTAATAGTCTTAGGTTCAGATACCATGTCAAGAAAAGAAATTATGGATAGCTTAAAACTGAGTCATATTCCAACATTCAGAAAGAACTATTTGAAACCAGCTATTGAATTAGGACTAGTTGAAATGACTTTACCAGATAAACCGAATAGTAGTAAGCAGAAATACAGAAGAACTCAATAA